Proteins from one Rhodospirillales bacterium RIFCSPLOWO2_02_FULL_58_16 genomic window:
- a CDS encoding NAD kinase, with amino-acid sequence MNYRTIAFVNGDLKRAKEAGERLRKRYGHVPPEDADIIVALGGDGFMLQTLHRCIDRKVPIYGMNRGSVGFLMNAFDEENLPERLAAAEPINLNPLRMFVSDLNGNEHQAIAINEVSLLRETRMAAKIRIMVDGVIRMEEIICDGVLLSTPAGSTAYNNAVHGPIIPLGADVLALTPIAAFRPRRWRGALLPSTAAVDFEILEAEVRKVSAVADFTEVRDVTKVSIVQDSSHELTLLFDPEHNLEERILREQFAL; translated from the coding sequence ATGAACTACCGAACTATCGCCTTCGTCAACGGCGACCTGAAGCGAGCCAAGGAAGCCGGGGAGCGGCTCAGAAAACGTTATGGTCATGTGCCGCCGGAAGACGCCGATATCATTGTCGCTCTGGGCGGCGACGGGTTCATGTTGCAGACCTTGCACCGCTGCATCGACCGCAAGGTTCCTATCTACGGGATGAATCGGGGTTCCGTCGGATTCCTGATGAATGCCTTTGATGAAGAGAACCTGCCCGAGCGGTTGGCCGCCGCCGAACCGATCAACCTTAATCCCCTGCGGATGTTTGTTTCCGATCTGAATGGAAACGAGCATCAGGCCATCGCCATCAACGAGGTTTCCCTGCTGCGTGAAACCAGGATGGCCGCCAAAATACGAATAATGGTTGACGGCGTAATCAGGATGGAGGAGATCATCTGCGACGGCGTGTTGTTATCCACTCCCGCCGGGAGCACGGCTTACAACAATGCCGTTCACGGGCCTATTATCCCGCTCGGCGCCGATGTTTTGGCGCTGACGCCGATCGCCGCCTTCAGGCCCAGAAGATGGCGCGGGGCCTTGTTGCCGTCCACCGCCGCCGTTGATTTTGAAATCCTTGAGGCAGAAGTGCGCAAGGTCAGCGCCGTCGCTGACTTTACCGAAGTGCGCGACGTCACAAAAGTCAGCATCGTTCAGGACAGCAGCCATGAATTGACCTTGCTGTTCGACCCTGAACACAATCTGGAGGAACGAATCCTGCGTGAGCAGTTCGCGCTTTAA
- a CDS encoding recombinase RecA has product MAETTLKLVGKDNMDRNKALDAALSQIERAFGKGSIMKLGQHEVVEADSISSGSLGLDIALGIGGLPRGRVIEIYGPESSGKTTLALHVVAEAQKKGGTCAFIDAEHALDPVYARKLGVDVENLLISQPDTGEQALEITDTLVRSGAIDVLVIDSVAALVPRAEIEGEMGDSHMGLQARLMSQALRKLTGSISRSKCMVIFINQIRMKIGVMFGNPETTTGGNALKFYASQRLEIRRIGAIKDRDEVTGNQTRVKVVKNKLAPPFKMVEFDIMYGEGISKRGELIDLGVKAGIVEKSGSWFSYNSERIGQGRENAKNFLKENPHVADKIEAAIRQNAAQISGKMMTGSSDGNEGEDTRDGAGE; this is encoded by the coding sequence ATGGCTGAAACCACATTGAAGCTCGTGGGAAAAGACAATATGGACAGGAACAAGGCCCTTGACGCCGCCCTCAGCCAGATCGAAAGGGCTTTCGGCAAGGGGTCGATCATGAAACTCGGCCAGCATGAGGTGGTGGAAGCCGATTCCATCTCTTCGGGTTCGCTGGGCCTGGACATCGCTCTCGGCATCGGCGGCTTGCCGCGCGGTCGCGTTATCGAGATTTATGGTCCCGAAAGCTCCGGCAAGACGACGCTGGCCCTGCATGTGGTGGCCGAGGCCCAGAAAAAGGGCGGGACATGCGCCTTCATTGACGCCGAGCACGCGCTGGACCCGGTCTACGCCAGGAAGTTGGGCGTCGATGTGGAAAACCTGCTGATCTCGCAACCCGACACCGGTGAGCAGGCGCTGGAGATCACCGACACCCTGGTGCGCTCGGGCGCCATCGACGTTCTGGTGATAGACAGCGTCGCCGCCCTGGTTCCCCGCGCCGAAATCGAAGGCGAGATGGGGGATTCCCATATGGGTCTGCAGGCCCGTTTAATGAGTCAGGCCCTGCGCAAGCTGACCGGCTCCATCTCGCGCTCCAAGTGCATGGTCATCTTCATCAATCAGATCCGCATGAAGATCGGCGTCATGTTCGGCAACCCGGAGACCACCACCGGCGGCAACGCCCTCAAGTTCTACGCCTCTCAGCGCCTGGAAATCCGCCGCATCGGCGCCATCAAGGACCGCGACGAAGTGACCGGCAACCAGACGCGGGTCAAGGTGGTCAAAAACAAGCTGGCGCCTCCCTTCAAGATGGTGGAATTCGACATCATGTACGGCGAGGGCATCTCCAAGCGGGGCGAACTCATTGATCTCGGCGTCAAGGCCGGCATCGTTGAAAAATCGGGTTCATGGTTTTCATACAACTCGGAGCGCATCGGCCAGGGCCGCGAGAACGCCAAGAACTTTCTCAAGGAAAATCCCCATGTCGCCGACAAGATCGAGGCCGCCATTCGTCAAAACGCCGCCCAAATCTCCGGAAAAATGATGACCGGCTCCTCTGACGGCAATGAAGGCGAAGACACGAGAGACGGCGCCGGAGAATAA
- a CDS encoding 50S ribosomal protein L32, which yields MAVPKKKVSKSRRNMRRAHDSLPSAAYEECSNCGELKKPHHVCLSCGQYKGREVMEAGDAA from the coding sequence ATGGCTGTTCCAAAGAAAAAAGTCAGTAAGTCGCGCCGCAATATGCGTCGCGCCCACGATTCTCTTCCGTCGGCGGCATACGAGGAATGCTCCAACTGCGGCGAATTAAAGAAGCCGCATCACGTCTGCCTGTCTTGCGGTCAATACAAGGGCCGCGAGGTTATGGAGGCGGGCGACGCCGCCTGA
- a CDS encoding phosphate acyltransferase, producing the protein MSTRLTLSLDAMGGDNAPRMVVEGIDMATKGLPGVEFLLFGDEKQLRPLLDEFTNARAVSHIRHTDDMVANEESAGYALRSGRNSSMRLAINAVKNDEAAGVISAGNTGALMAMAKFVLKTLPGISRPAIAAVFPTMRGESIMLDLGANVECGVDNLVQFAVMGEVYARNALGLKQPTIGLLNIGEEDMKGNEAVKGAAAILQKISLPIKFHGFIEGDDIAAGTVDVVVTDGFTGNIALKTAEGMVKMMAHFMKKALMESPVSRLGALLARPALKRLQRHFDPRLHNGAIFLGLDGICVKSHGGTDGLGFASAIKVAVKLINDNLNDGIKEDLACLETDRQGVQGAATSG; encoded by the coding sequence TTGTCTACGCGCTTAACGCTATCGCTGGATGCCATGGGTGGAGACAACGCCCCGCGAATGGTCGTGGAGGGCATTGACATGGCGACTAAAGGGCTGCCCGGCGTGGAGTTCCTGCTTTTCGGCGACGAAAAACAGTTACGCCCGCTGCTTGACGAATTTACGAACGCCAGGGCGGTTTCCCATATTCGCCACACCGACGATATGGTGGCCAATGAGGAATCGGCAGGGTATGCCTTGCGTAGCGGGCGCAATTCATCCATGCGCCTTGCCATCAACGCCGTTAAGAACGACGAAGCGGCGGGAGTGATCTCCGCCGGCAATACCGGCGCCTTGATGGCGATGGCCAAGTTCGTGCTCAAAACATTGCCCGGCATATCCAGGCCGGCCATCGCCGCCGTATTTCCGACGATGCGCGGGGAAAGCATTATGCTGGACCTCGGCGCCAACGTTGAATGCGGCGTCGATAATCTGGTGCAGTTTGCCGTCATGGGCGAGGTTTATGCGCGCAACGCCCTGGGCCTGAAGCAGCCGACCATCGGACTCCTTAACATCGGCGAGGAGGATATGAAGGGCAACGAAGCGGTCAAAGGCGCCGCCGCCATTCTCCAGAAAATCAGCCTGCCCATAAAATTCCATGGCTTTATTGAGGGCGACGACATCGCCGCCGGAACCGTGGATGTCGTCGTCACCGACGGTTTTACCGGAAATATCGCCCTGAAAACGGCCGAGGGAATGGTCAAGATGATGGCCCACTTTATGAAAAAAGCCCTGATGGAGTCTCCCGTGTCGCGCCTGGGGGCGCTGCTGGCGCGGCCGGCGTTGAAAAGGCTGCAACGTCATTTTGATCCGCGCCTTCATAACGGCGCCATATTCCTCGGCCTCGACGGCATCTGCGTCAAAAGCCATGGAGGAACCGACGGACTCGGCTTCGCCAGCGCCATCAAGGTGGCCGTAAAATTAATTAACGACAACCTGAATGACGGCATCAAGGAAGACCTCGCCTGCCTTGAAACCGACCGCCAAGGCGTTCAGGGAGCGGCGACCTCCGGCTGA
- a CDS encoding 3-oxoacyl-ACP synthase (FabH; beta-ketoacyl-acyl carrier protein synthase III; catalyzes the condensation of acetyl-CoA with malonyl-ACP to initiate cycles of fatty acid elongation; differs from 3-oxoacyl-(acyl carrier protein) synthase I and II in that it utilizes CoA thioesters as primers rather than acyl-ACPs): protein MTPGARIIGCGSYLPDRILGNDELSSMVDTSDEWIVSRTGIRQRHIAADGQFTSDLAVKASSRALENAGISADEVDLIIVATTTPDNTFPSVATKVQAKLGLEKGAAFDIQAVCSGFIYGLAVADNFIKAGQAETVLLVGAETFSRIIDWQDRSTCVLFGDGAGAVVLRAAGNDGRGILSTHLHSDGRHGDLLYADGGPSSTMTVGHVRMSGREVFRHAVACLAEIVNEALDANGLKCSDIDWLVPHQANKRIIDGTARKLGIPMDRIVVTVDRHANTSAASIPLALDEAVRDGRIRPGHLVLMEALGGGLTWGASLVRW from the coding sequence ATGACTCCCGGCGCCAGGATTATCGGCTGCGGCTCTTATTTACCTGACCGAATACTCGGCAATGATGAATTGTCGTCGATGGTCGATACCTCCGATGAATGGATCGTCTCCCGCACGGGGATACGGCAGCGCCATATCGCCGCCGACGGCCAGTTTACATCCGACCTGGCCGTGAAGGCGTCTTCCCGCGCTTTGGAAAACGCCGGCATTTCAGCGGACGAAGTTGATCTGATCATTGTGGCGACGACCACCCCTGACAACACCTTCCCGTCCGTCGCCACCAAGGTTCAGGCAAAGCTGGGCCTTGAAAAAGGCGCCGCTTTTGACATCCAGGCCGTTTGTTCCGGCTTCATCTACGGGCTTGCCGTCGCCGATAACTTCATCAAGGCGGGACAGGCCGAAACGGTTCTGCTTGTCGGCGCCGAGACCTTCTCCCGCATTATTGACTGGCAAGACCGCTCCACCTGCGTGCTGTTCGGCGACGGCGCCGGCGCCGTTGTCCTTCGCGCCGCCGGGAATGACGGTCGAGGCATCCTCTCCACTCACCTGCATTCCGACGGGCGTCACGGCGATTTGCTTTACGCCGACGGGGGGCCGTCATCGACCATGACGGTGGGGCATGTGCGCATGTCGGGACGCGAGGTGTTTCGTCACGCCGTCGCCTGTCTGGCCGAGATCGTCAATGAAGCCCTCGACGCCAACGGCCTGAAATGTTCGGATATCGACTGGCTGGTGCCTCATCAGGCCAATAAACGCATCATCGACGGCACGGCGCGCAAACTCGGCATCCCCATGGATCGCATAGTCGTAACCGTGGACCGCCACGCCAACACTTCCGCCGCCTCTATTCCCCTGGCGCTGGACGAGGCGGTGCGCGACGGACGAATCCGGCCCGGCCACCTTGTTCTTATGGAAGCCCTGGGCGGCGGCCTGACCTGGGGAGCAAGCCTGGTTCGCTGGTGA